One part of the Rhodococcus oxybenzonivorans genome encodes these proteins:
- a CDS encoding acyl-CoA dehydrogenase family protein, with protein sequence MADFDTESNIDIVRKATRELARKFDNNYWLDKDNKHEYPWDFIKAFADGGWLGAMIPEEYGGIGLGLQEAAVMMGEIASSGGGMSGGSAIHFYVFPPAPIVRYGSEEMKKKYLPKLASGEMLTAFGITEPTAGVDTSRIKTKATKVDGGWVINGQKVFITNAQNAHRILLLARTSPRRDDKPLHGMTIFFAELDRKHVTIREIDKLGRAAIDTNELFIDNLFVADEDVVGEVDKGFYYIIDGLNPERIVVAMEGIGLGRAALEIGTEYAKNRVVFDRPIGQNQAVAHPLADSWIRLEAAERMAMHAAKLFDDKQECGHEAAAAKYLGAEAGFEACDRVFSTLGGYAYAKEYHIERLWREVRLLRNAPFSQEMVRNYVSQQVLGLPRSY encoded by the coding sequence ATGGCAGATTTCGACACCGAAAGCAATATCGACATCGTCCGCAAGGCGACTCGCGAGCTGGCACGGAAGTTCGACAACAACTACTGGCTCGACAAGGACAACAAGCACGAATACCCGTGGGACTTCATCAAGGCGTTCGCGGACGGGGGCTGGCTCGGCGCGATGATCCCGGAGGAGTACGGCGGGATCGGTCTTGGCCTCCAGGAGGCCGCGGTGATGATGGGCGAGATCGCGTCCTCCGGTGGCGGCATGAGCGGTGGCTCGGCGATCCACTTCTACGTCTTCCCGCCGGCGCCGATCGTCCGGTACGGCTCGGAGGAGATGAAGAAGAAGTATCTCCCCAAGCTGGCCTCGGGTGAGATGCTCACCGCGTTCGGCATCACCGAGCCGACCGCAGGCGTGGACACCTCGCGCATCAAGACCAAGGCGACCAAGGTCGACGGCGGCTGGGTCATCAACGGCCAGAAGGTGTTCATCACCAACGCCCAGAACGCACACCGCATCCTGCTGCTGGCCCGCACGTCGCCGCGGCGCGACGACAAGCCGCTGCACGGGATGACGATCTTCTTCGCCGAACTCGACCGCAAGCACGTCACGATCCGCGAGATCGACAAGCTCGGCCGCGCGGCCATCGACACCAACGAACTGTTCATTGACAACCTGTTTGTGGCCGACGAGGACGTGGTCGGCGAGGTCGACAAGGGCTTCTACTACATCATCGACGGACTCAACCCTGAACGCATCGTCGTCGCGATGGAGGGCATCGGCCTCGGTCGCGCGGCCCTCGAGATCGGCACCGAGTACGCGAAGAACCGGGTGGTGTTCGATCGCCCGATCGGCCAGAACCAGGCCGTCGCCCATCCGCTCGCGGATTCGTGGATCCGTCTCGAGGCGGCCGAGCGGATGGCGATGCACGCCGCGAAACTCTTCGACGACAAGCAGGAGTGCGGGCACGAGGCCGCGGCGGCGAAGTACCTCGGTGCCGAGGCCGGCTTCGAAGCGTGCGACCGGGTGTTCTCGACGCTGGGCGGCTACGCGTACGCAAAGGAGTACCACATCGAGCGGCTGTGGAGGGAGGTGCGACTCCTGCGCAACGCGCCGTTCTCGCAGGAGATGGTGCGCAACTACGTCTCGCAGCAGGTGCTCGGCCTGCCGCGGTCGTACTGA
- a CDS encoding AMP-binding protein, with amino-acid sequence MGISSRPEEMAWVPGPAVRERARLLAAMKSWGFGDDAAAVAELGRRAVADPEWFWREALADLDLEFSVPFDRVLDESEGKEFPRWFPGGRINVAELAALRHARGDLAGKTAVVYEGDGGARRTLTFAELAAEVSRFAAHLAGLGVRRGDRVVLFMPVVPEAAVAFLAIAMIGAVAVPTFSGYAPDALATRLQDSDAVLLVTADGTTRRDKVVEMKATADAALAQAPTVRSVVVVRHLGTDVPMQEGRDVYYDELAADPEPVPTAETESNDPLAIVYTSGTTGRPKGIVHSHGGFAAKTAVDFAYGFDVHADDVVSWITDLGWLVGPMLMTGPLQLGATIVMIEGLPTHPTPNRMWEIVNRNGVTVQGIAPTAARALKAAGDGSAPAMPTLKTFVSTGEAWDEPTWWWLFDEVGGRERAIVNYSGGTEVGGGILVGYPFLPAAPAAFTGPLPGVDAAVLDDDGKPVVGQIGELAVLNTFPGMTHAFWQDRNRYLDTYWSRWDGVWVHGDLASVDDAGMWRIHGRSDDTIKLSGRRVGPAEIEAALLRDNRITEVAVIGVPDEMRGQRAVAFAVLRADGVDNEDLQATALANAGKSFAPEVYAVPTLPKTKNGKIMRRAIRSRFIGAQIGDMSSLDPATPLEDIPVYAGED; translated from the coding sequence ATGGGCATCAGTAGCCGGCCCGAGGAGATGGCCTGGGTTCCCGGCCCCGCGGTGCGCGAGCGCGCGAGGCTGCTCGCGGCGATGAAGAGCTGGGGCTTCGGCGACGATGCCGCCGCCGTCGCCGAGCTGGGCCGTCGCGCCGTCGCCGATCCCGAGTGGTTCTGGCGCGAGGCGCTCGCCGACCTCGACCTCGAGTTCTCGGTGCCGTTCGACCGGGTTCTCGACGAGTCCGAGGGCAAGGAATTCCCGAGATGGTTCCCGGGTGGCCGGATCAACGTGGCTGAACTGGCGGCCCTCCGGCACGCCCGCGGTGACCTCGCCGGCAAGACCGCGGTTGTCTACGAGGGCGACGGGGGAGCGCGGCGCACGCTGACCTTCGCAGAACTCGCGGCGGAGGTGAGCCGGTTCGCGGCGCACCTCGCGGGCCTGGGAGTGCGCCGCGGTGATCGGGTGGTGTTGTTCATGCCGGTCGTGCCCGAGGCCGCCGTGGCCTTCCTCGCGATCGCGATGATCGGCGCGGTCGCGGTGCCCACGTTCAGTGGATATGCGCCAGACGCCCTGGCCACGCGACTACAGGATTCGGACGCCGTCCTTCTGGTGACCGCCGACGGCACGACGCGCCGCGACAAGGTCGTGGAGATGAAGGCGACCGCAGACGCCGCACTCGCGCAGGCACCGACGGTGCGCTCCGTCGTGGTGGTCCGGCACCTGGGAACCGACGTGCCGATGCAGGAAGGTCGCGACGTCTATTACGACGAACTGGCTGCCGATCCGGAGCCGGTGCCGACCGCCGAGACCGAGTCGAACGACCCGCTGGCCATCGTCTACACGTCCGGCACCACGGGCAGGCCGAAGGGAATTGTGCACTCGCACGGCGGTTTCGCGGCCAAGACTGCGGTCGACTTCGCCTATGGCTTCGACGTACACGCCGACGACGTGGTCTCCTGGATCACCGACCTCGGTTGGCTCGTGGGCCCGATGCTCATGACCGGTCCGCTGCAGCTCGGCGCGACCATCGTGATGATCGAGGGCCTGCCGACCCATCCCACACCGAATCGGATGTGGGAGATCGTGAACCGTAACGGCGTCACCGTGCAGGGCATCGCACCGACGGCGGCACGCGCACTCAAGGCGGCGGGTGACGGCAGCGCTCCGGCGATGCCGACCCTGAAGACGTTCGTCTCCACCGGGGAGGCTTGGGACGAGCCGACCTGGTGGTGGCTGTTCGACGAGGTGGGCGGGCGAGAGCGCGCGATCGTCAATTACAGCGGCGGCACCGAGGTCGGCGGCGGTATCCTCGTCGGCTACCCGTTCCTTCCCGCCGCACCCGCGGCGTTCACCGGGCCACTGCCCGGCGTCGATGCGGCCGTGCTCGACGACGACGGCAAGCCCGTCGTCGGCCAGATCGGCGAACTCGCGGTGCTCAACACGTTCCCCGGGATGACGCATGCCTTCTGGCAGGACCGGAACCGCTACCTGGACACCTATTGGAGTCGCTGGGACGGCGTCTGGGTGCACGGGGACCTCGCGAGCGTCGATGATGCCGGCATGTGGCGGATCCACGGCCGCTCGGACGACACGATCAAGCTCTCCGGGCGCCGCGTGGGGCCCGCCGAGATCGAGGCGGCCCTGCTGCGGGACAACCGGATCACGGAGGTTGCGGTGATCGGCGTGCCGGACGAGATGCGCGGTCAGCGTGCGGTGGCGTTCGCGGTGCTGCGCGCCGACGGCGTCGACAACGAAGATCTGCAGGCGACGGCGCTGGCGAATGCGGGCAAATCGTTTGCGCCCGAAGTGTATGCGGTGCCGACGCTGCCGAAGACGAAGAACGGAAAGATCATGCGCCGCGCCATCCGGTCGCGGTTCATCGGTGCCCAGATCGGCGACATGTCGTCGCTCGACCCGGCGACGCCGCTCGAGGACATTCCCGTGTACGCCGGCGAAGACTAG
- a CDS encoding MaoC family dehydratase: protein MFFSVVHVRVSFNLVVEITPSTFCVVHHIRFIQLTGCEYIRHKTSAVACIIYFFYCQDTHCSDRRSYSSVARERGRHMPGLYFEEFAPGMVIDHEVRRTVTETDNVMFSTMTLNMAPLHLDAEYSKNSIHGQRLVNSLFLLGLVAGISMHDTTYGTTLGNLGFDSIKFPKPVFHGDTIHVRTEIVSARESKSRNDSGIVTFRHYGINQRDEIVCDATRVGLMLKKSADEQA, encoded by the coding sequence GTGTTCTTCAGTGTTGTTCACGTAAGGGTGTCCTTCAATCTTGTTGTCGAGATCACGCCATCAACCTTCTGTGTTGTACATCATATACGATTCATCCAGTTAACAGGTTGCGAATACATCAGGCACAAAACATCGGCAGTTGCGTGCATAATATATTTCTTCTATTGTCAGGATACGCACTGCAGCGACCGGCGGTCCTACTCGTCGGTCGCTCGAGAGAGAGGACGTCACATGCCGGGTCTGTACTTCGAGGAATTCGCACCGGGAATGGTCATCGATCACGAGGTGCGCCGCACCGTGACCGAAACCGACAACGTCATGTTCAGCACGATGACCTTGAACATGGCGCCATTACACCTGGATGCGGAGTACAGCAAGAACTCCATCCACGGGCAGCGTCTGGTGAACAGCCTGTTCCTCCTCGGTCTCGTTGCCGGTATCTCGATGCACGACACCACGTACGGGACCACCCTCGGCAACCTCGGCTTCGACTCGATCAAGTTCCCGAAGCCGGTGTTCCACGGTGACACCATCCACGTGCGCACCGAGATCGTGTCGGCCCGGGAATCGAAGAGCCGCAATGACTCCGGCATCGTCACCTTCCGCCACTACGGCATCAACCAGCGCGACGAGATCGTGTGCGACGCCACCCGCGTCGGCCTGATGCTCAAGAAGTCGGCCGACGAGCAGGCCTGA
- a CDS encoding MFS transporter yields the protein MNNTEEHLVADPVPTKVPRSEPATEPRKLTAWGITGMLVVLYLMNASDKAVFGLIAQPLSEDLGLSASQIGFTGSMFFLAFSFGGFFAGPINKVLALRWSIAIIAVLWGAVMLPLVVWSTFAVLLASRMLLGLTEGPTSALLHTAAYSWHAPAKRGLPSALIISGSMLAKMAVVPILALVVAEYGWRAAIIVLAFATTLWCIPWLLTWRPGPYTVGGKHTSMETTTDSEPPVAWKRLLTSKTFVSAVLVAMSAYALMTVVLTWLPSYFEQGLGYSRLESGTLFAAPSFVGLATLVGGSWLSDRGISRGLSIRLVRVVVPCVGVIVAGVLLVSLPALGSPLLAVCAVSVAYGLVVAIFPLLNAAVIATCPPRQTAGVIAAFFAIQAIGGIIGPWSMGIVVDASATKIDGYQAAFQCLGIVGAVVAVLALILADPARDRERLRVSR from the coding sequence GTGAACAACACTGAAGAACACCTCGTGGCTGACCCCGTGCCCACGAAAGTCCCTCGGTCCGAACCGGCAACCGAACCGCGCAAGCTGACGGCGTGGGGCATCACGGGAATGCTCGTGGTGCTCTACCTGATGAACGCATCCGACAAGGCGGTGTTCGGCCTCATCGCCCAACCGCTCAGCGAGGACCTCGGGCTCAGCGCGTCACAGATCGGCTTCACCGGCAGCATGTTCTTCCTCGCGTTCAGCTTCGGCGGCTTCTTCGCGGGACCGATCAACAAGGTCCTCGCCCTCCGGTGGTCCATCGCGATCATCGCCGTGCTGTGGGGCGCCGTCATGCTGCCGCTCGTCGTGTGGTCGACGTTCGCCGTGCTACTCGCGAGCCGGATGCTTCTCGGCCTCACGGAGGGCCCGACGTCCGCGTTGCTGCACACCGCCGCCTACTCATGGCATGCGCCCGCGAAGCGGGGACTACCGAGCGCACTCATCATCAGCGGAAGCATGCTCGCCAAGATGGCCGTCGTCCCGATCCTCGCGCTCGTGGTGGCCGAGTACGGGTGGCGGGCAGCCATCATCGTGCTGGCGTTCGCGACGACGCTGTGGTGCATCCCGTGGCTGCTGACCTGGCGTCCCGGCCCGTACACCGTGGGTGGCAAGCACACATCCATGGAGACGACCACCGACAGCGAGCCTCCGGTCGCCTGGAAGCGCCTGCTCACCTCTAAGACCTTCGTGTCCGCCGTCCTTGTCGCAATGAGCGCCTACGCGCTCATGACCGTTGTGCTCACCTGGTTGCCTTCGTACTTCGAGCAGGGATTGGGATACTCCCGCCTCGAGTCGGGCACGTTGTTCGCCGCGCCGAGCTTCGTCGGGCTCGCGACGCTCGTCGGCGGATCCTGGCTGAGCGATCGCGGGATCAGCCGTGGCCTGTCGATCCGCCTGGTCCGCGTGGTCGTGCCGTGCGTCGGCGTCATCGTCGCCGGCGTGCTGCTGGTGAGCCTGCCGGCCCTGGGGTCTCCACTCCTCGCGGTGTGCGCCGTGTCGGTCGCGTACGGGCTGGTTGTCGCGATATTCCCGCTGCTCAATGCTGCCGTGATCGCGACGTGCCCGCCGCGCCAAACCGCCGGTGTCATCGCAGCCTTCTTCGCGATCCAGGCAATCGGAGGGATCATCGGGCCGTGGTCGATGGGTATCGTCGTCGACGCCTCGGCTACGAAGATCGACGGGTACCAGGCGGCATTCCAATGCCTGGGCATCGTGGGTGCCGTCGTCGCGGTTCTCGCGCTGATTCTCGCCGACCCGGCGCGCGATCGCGAGCGCCTCCGCGTCTCCCGCTGA
- a CDS encoding WhiB family transcriptional regulator, producing the protein MPASRAAPDVSPEEWRLRARCRGMDITVFYLEDDTAKPQPQRLRTAKDICRRCPVINECRQYAIHFGEQHGVWGGLTPRELGAARKWSRWQRKPG; encoded by the coding sequence TTGCCTGCATCGCGCGCTGCCCCGGATGTCAGCCCTGAAGAATGGCGACTGCGCGCACGTTGCCGCGGCATGGACATCACCGTCTTCTACCTCGAGGACGACACCGCGAAGCCCCAACCGCAGCGCCTGCGCACGGCGAAGGATATTTGTCGACGGTGCCCGGTGATCAATGAATGCCGCCAGTACGCCATCCATTTCGGCGAACAACACGGAGTGTGGGGCGGATTGACTCCGCGCGAACTCGGCGCTGCCAGAAAATGGAGCCGCTGGCAGAGGAAGCCGGGGTAA
- a CDS encoding MFS transporter, which yields MNKSRSQQSGLMVLAICFITILADGFDLIIFGATLPSLMQQWGLSKAALANVHSMTLAGLMVGFLVAGPLADRYGRRIVLIAGGSWFSVLCTLCALAPNFTTFGVARVLAGLGLGAVVPSAVALANEFAPPGRRQLFNGITLTGYAVGGILTTVVALAIIPGAEAIKASNPPDESWRVMYGLAATFLLVIPFMWRRLPESPSFLIARGRDIEAAAIAHRFGMDFDRIVAEQRAHEETDAGGSYRLLLSRKYLVATVIFTLIMFCTQVLSYGPNTWLPSMTKEMGFGGMQGILALMMLQIGAAVGTIIGAILIDRGGATQTIVPYFLLGAAALGALAYGTELGVVGIFIAAFFAGVGTIGTSTLMYGVIAAHYPASSRSSAIGFTLGIGRLGAILGPQLGAIFATPRGGLIAFMVPSIAGAALVGVLALVQRDRTIDTPPTEATDAAPRTSATA from the coding sequence ATGAACAAATCTCGGTCACAGCAGAGCGGCCTCATGGTGCTCGCGATCTGCTTCATTACGATCCTCGCCGACGGGTTCGACCTAATTATCTTCGGCGCCACCCTGCCGTCGCTGATGCAACAGTGGGGCCTGAGTAAGGCGGCGCTGGCCAATGTTCACAGCATGACGCTCGCGGGCCTGATGGTGGGCTTCCTTGTCGCTGGTCCATTGGCTGACCGGTACGGCCGCCGCATCGTGCTGATCGCTGGCGGCTCATGGTTCTCGGTGTTGTGCACGCTGTGCGCCCTCGCCCCGAACTTCACCACCTTCGGAGTCGCCCGCGTACTCGCAGGACTCGGGTTGGGCGCAGTAGTTCCGTCGGCGGTAGCGCTGGCGAACGAGTTCGCGCCGCCGGGTCGGCGGCAGCTGTTCAACGGCATCACGCTGACCGGCTACGCGGTAGGCGGGATTCTCACCACGGTGGTCGCGCTGGCGATTATCCCCGGCGCCGAGGCGATCAAGGCCTCGAACCCTCCGGACGAGAGCTGGCGGGTCATGTACGGACTCGCGGCGACGTTCCTGCTGGTGATCCCGTTCATGTGGCGGCGGCTACCCGAGTCGCCTAGCTTCCTGATCGCGCGCGGTCGCGACATCGAGGCGGCCGCAATCGCGCACCGGTTCGGAATGGATTTCGATCGGATCGTGGCCGAGCAACGCGCCCATGAGGAGACGGACGCAGGCGGTAGCTATCGGCTCCTGCTCTCGCGCAAATACCTGGTGGCGACGGTGATCTTCACGCTGATCATGTTCTGCACCCAGGTGCTGAGCTATGGCCCCAACACCTGGCTGCCCAGCATGACCAAGGAGATGGGTTTCGGCGGTATGCAGGGCATCCTGGCGCTGATGATGCTGCAGATCGGCGCGGCGGTGGGCACGATCATCGGCGCGATCCTGATCGACCGCGGCGGCGCGACGCAGACCATCGTGCCGTATTTCCTACTGGGTGCGGCGGCGCTGGGCGCGCTGGCCTACGGTACCGAGTTGGGTGTGGTCGGCATCTTCATTGCTGCGTTCTTCGCCGGGGTGGGCACCATCGGTACCAGCACACTGATGTATGGAGTGATTGCCGCGCATTACCCCGCATCTAGCCGCAGCTCCGCGATCGGATTCACACTGGGCATCGGTCGTCTCGGGGCGATCCTGGGCCCTCAGCTCGGGGCGATATTCGCGACCCCGCGAGGCGGCCTAATAGCGTTCATGGTGCCCTCGATCGCTGGTGCCGCATTGGTGGGAGTGCTCGCGCTGGTGCAGCGGGACCGGACGATCGACACCCCGCCGACTGAGGCGACGGACGCCGCGCCGCGCACCTCTGCAACAGCCTGA
- a CDS encoding zinc-dependent alcohol dehydrogenase family protein — protein sequence MRGVIFKGERVLEIQDFPDPHPGPDEVVLEMKASGMCGSDLHFYRAPAGQALAAFGMVGDDAGFIGGHEPCGVVVEVGAAIDPSVIRIGDRMMVHHYDGCGFCDNCRTGWPQLCDRGNVIYGATAHGGHADYIKVPARTLVRLPDELSFAAGAAISCGTGTAFGALVRLNVNAKDSLAVFGQGPVGQAAVQLATAMGAEVIAVDVAAERVARAREFGAVHTINSAETDPVVAIKELTRGKGVVKALDCSGAPAARAAAVKSTAKWGSVAFVGEGSTVTLEVSPDMIRKQLTIMGSYTFSTVGQADCAKFIARHEVEVDKVFTDHWRLDDAVDAYRNFDLQTGGKAVIEF from the coding sequence ATGCGTGGAGTGATCTTCAAGGGCGAGCGGGTGCTCGAGATCCAGGACTTCCCGGATCCCCACCCCGGCCCCGACGAGGTGGTGCTCGAGATGAAGGCGTCCGGGATGTGCGGCAGCGACCTGCATTTCTACCGGGCGCCCGCTGGGCAGGCGCTTGCCGCGTTCGGCATGGTTGGTGACGACGCCGGATTCATCGGGGGACACGAACCGTGCGGGGTGGTCGTCGAGGTCGGTGCCGCCATCGATCCGAGCGTGATCCGTATCGGTGACCGGATGATGGTGCACCACTACGACGGGTGCGGGTTCTGTGACAATTGCCGCACCGGCTGGCCTCAACTGTGCGATCGCGGCAACGTGATCTACGGCGCGACCGCCCACGGCGGGCACGCGGACTACATCAAGGTGCCCGCTCGCACCCTGGTCCGGCTGCCCGATGAGCTGAGTTTCGCGGCTGGCGCGGCGATTTCGTGCGGCACCGGTACCGCCTTCGGGGCGCTGGTGAGGTTGAACGTGAACGCGAAGGATTCGCTGGCGGTATTCGGGCAGGGGCCGGTCGGCCAGGCGGCTGTGCAACTCGCCACCGCCATGGGCGCCGAGGTGATCGCGGTGGACGTTGCGGCCGAGCGGGTGGCCCGGGCACGGGAGTTTGGTGCGGTGCACACCATCAACTCGGCCGAGACCGACCCGGTCGTGGCGATCAAGGAACTCACACGCGGCAAGGGTGTGGTCAAGGCGTTGGACTGCTCGGGGGCGCCCGCCGCGCGCGCGGCGGCCGTCAAGTCCACCGCGAAGTGGGGCAGCGTTGCGTTCGTCGGCGAAGGTAGCACGGTTACCCTGGAGGTCAGCCCTGACATGATTCGGAAGCAGCTGACCATCATGGGCTCGTACACCTTCTCCACGGTGGGCCAGGCCGACTGTGCGAAATTCATTGCGCGACATGAAGTCGAGGTCGACAAAGTATTCACCGACCACTGGCGGCTGGACGACGCGGTGGACGCGTACCGAAACTTCGACCTGCAAACCGGCGGAAAGGCGGTAATCGAATTCTGA
- a CDS encoding sugar ABC transporter ATP-binding protein gives MTEHSTGLDITPVIRLTGVSKRYGGTFAVQGVDFDVRPGEIHALLGENGAGKSTMVKIISGAITQDAGTLEVEGAERRFAAPRDSTEAGVAMVYQEGSLVESMTVAQNLFLGDERAFNDFGTLNVVARELLESHNFHIRPDAEAGALGIGQKQMVEIARAVHRNAKVVILDEPTASVTPEERLQLFMSMQSLRRRGIGVVFITHMLDEAFEQADRITVLRDGVVQGTLNRSEFGHDRVVKMMVGRTVEMGRKSSSRRPDIFPSLQVEDLTLLPAVRNMSFSAYGGEILGLYGLVGAGRSEVAQIISGVVKRRHMRGGTVWLGGERVRFRTPRHARKAGIVYITEDRKASGFFGHLTISENIFLGHLCSALRLPLLFRPRMGRAIAKKFVEQFEVRTLAPSKAVVEELSGGNQQKVVLAKGLTRKPRVAIIDEPTRGVDLGTIPEIHAMIRALADEGVAVIVISSYIPEIQALSDRVLVARGGSIAAEFSPDEADEESLMFAAAH, from the coding sequence ATGACCGAGCACAGCACTGGCCTCGACATCACCCCAGTCATCCGATTGACCGGTGTCAGCAAGCGCTATGGCGGAACCTTCGCAGTTCAGGGTGTCGACTTCGACGTGCGCCCTGGTGAGATCCACGCGCTGCTGGGAGAGAACGGCGCCGGCAAGTCCACGATGGTGAAGATCATCTCGGGAGCCATCACCCAAGATGCGGGCACTCTCGAAGTCGAGGGTGCAGAGCGGCGCTTCGCCGCGCCGCGGGACTCCACCGAGGCCGGGGTGGCGATGGTCTACCAGGAGGGTTCGCTCGTCGAATCCATGACAGTGGCGCAAAATCTGTTCCTCGGGGACGAGCGGGCATTCAACGACTTCGGGACTCTGAATGTGGTCGCCCGCGAACTGCTCGAATCGCACAACTTCCACATCCGGCCGGATGCCGAGGCCGGTGCGCTGGGCATCGGGCAAAAACAGATGGTGGAGATCGCGCGGGCCGTGCACCGCAATGCCAAAGTGGTGATCCTGGACGAGCCCACCGCATCGGTGACCCCGGAGGAGCGCTTGCAGTTGTTCATGTCGATGCAGAGTCTTCGTCGGCGCGGCATCGGAGTCGTTTTCATCACCCACATGTTGGATGAGGCATTCGAGCAGGCGGACCGGATTACCGTCCTGCGGGACGGGGTGGTCCAGGGCACCTTGAATCGCTCAGAGTTCGGTCACGACCGGGTGGTGAAGATGATGGTCGGCCGCACCGTCGAGATGGGCCGAAAGTCGTCGAGCCGGAGGCCGGACATCTTTCCTTCCCTCCAGGTCGAGGATCTCACCCTGCTGCCGGCAGTTCGCAACATGTCCTTCTCCGCCTACGGCGGCGAGATCCTCGGCTTGTACGGGCTGGTGGGGGCAGGGCGTTCGGAGGTCGCACAGATCATCAGCGGTGTGGTCAAGCGTCGGCACATGCGTGGCGGCACGGTGTGGCTGGGTGGGGAGCGGGTCCGTTTCCGCACCCCACGACATGCTCGGAAAGCTGGGATCGTGTACATCACCGAGGATCGGAAGGCATCGGGCTTCTTCGGTCACCTGACCATCTCGGAAAACATCTTCCTCGGGCATTTGTGCAGCGCGCTGCGTCTGCCGCTGCTGTTCCGTCCCAGGATGGGCCGGGCGATCGCGAAGAAATTTGTTGAGCAGTTCGAAGTCCGGACCCTGGCTCCGAGCAAGGCTGTGGTGGAGGAGCTCTCCGGCGGGAACCAGCAGAAAGTCGTGTTGGCCAAGGGGCTGACGCGCAAGCCGCGGGTGGCGATCATCGACGAGCCCACCCGCGGTGTGGACCTGGGTACCATCCCCGAGATTCACGCCATGATCCGCGCCCTCGCTGACGAAGGTGTTGCCGTGATTGTGATCTCGTCATACATCCCAGAGATCCAGGCCCTCTCGGATCGTGTGCTAGTCGCCCGCGGGGGCAGCATTGCGGCGGAATTCTCCCCGGACGAGGCCGACGAGGAGAGCCTGATGTTCGCCGCCGCGCATTAG